From uncultured Fusobacterium sp.:
GAAGATGGTTATGGAATGCTTTCTACTCATCTTGGAGCTGAAGGTGAAGATGATATGATCCTTAAAATACCAGCTGGAGGAAGTAAAAAACCTAATGATGCAGAAACAATAGCTAATAAAGAGAACTTCTTAGTAATGAAAGGACATGATGTATTTAAATTTGCTGTACATGCACTTCCACTTGCTACTAATAAGGCTTTAAAAATAGCTAATGTAAAAGCTGAAGAGTTAAAAATGATATTCCCTCATCAAGCAAATGTTAGAATTATTGAATCAGCAGCAAAGAGAATTCATGTACCTATGGAGAAATTCTATTTAAATTTAAATAAATATGGTAATACTTCTGCTGCGTCAATAGGATTAGCACTTGGTGAAGCAAAAGAAAAAGGACTAATTCAAAAAGGAGATTTAATAGCCCTTACTGGATTCGGTGGAGGACTTACTTACGGATCAATAATAATGAAATGGGCTTATTAATTATTGACATAATTTTTAAGCTGTGATATATTAAAAAAACAGGTGTAATTAATAGAAGGGGGTATTATGTCTAAAATAGCTTTTGTTTTCCCAGGGCAAGGAGCTCAATATGTAGGAATGGGAAAAGAATTATATGAAAATAATGAACTAGCTAGAAAAGAGTTTGATAAACTTTTCTCAAGTTTAGATTTTGATCTAAAAACAGTTATGTTTGAAGGACCAGAAGAAGCATTAAAAGAAACAAAAAATACTCAACCAGCAATAGTTTCAATGAGTTTAATACTTACTAAATTACTAGAAGAAAAAGGAATAAAAGCTGATTTTGTAGCAGGACACTCTGTTGGAGAGTATGCAGCATTTGGAGCAGCAGGATATTTAAGTATAGATGAAGCAGTAAAACTTACAAGTGCAAGAGGAAAGTTCATGAATGATGTAGCTGTTAAAGTTAATGGTGGAATGGCTGCAATTATTGGACTTGACTCAGATAAAATAGTAGAAACATTAAAAAATGTAGAAGGAATTGTTGAAGCAGTAAACTTTAATGAGCCTAAACAAACAGTTATAGCTGGGCAAAAAGATGCTATTGAAAGAGCTTGTGTAGCTTTAAAAGAAGCAGGAGCAAGAAGAGCAATGCCACTAGCTGTATCAGGACCTTTCCACTCATCACTTATGCAAGAGGCAGGAGAGAAATTAAAAGAGGAAGCTGAAAAATATAACTTCCAAATGACAGATGTTAAATTAGTTGCTAATACTACAGCTGAAGTTCTTCAAAATGTAGATGAGATAAAAGAAGAGATATACAAACAAAGTTTTGGTCCAGTAAGATGGGTTGAAACTATTCAAAAACTAAAAGCTGAAGGGGTTACACAAATCTATGAAATTGGGCCAGGAAAAGTTTTAGCTGGACTTATTAAAAAAATAGATAAAGAAATCCAAGTAAAAAATATAGAAAAGCTTGAAGATTTTGAAAATATAATGTAAAATCTAAGTATAATACTATAGATATAAGAAACTTAAGGAGGAAAAAAATGTTAGATAAAATAAGAGAAATAGTTGTTGAACAACTAAGCGTTGATCCAGAACAAGTAACTGCAGAGGCTAGCTTTGTAGAAGATTTAGGAGCAGATTCACTAGATACAGTTGAATTAATAATGGCTTTTGAAGAAGAATTTGGAGTAGAAATTCCTGATACTGAAGCTGAAAAAATCAAAACAGTTCAAGACGTTATTGATTATGTAGAAGCTCACAAATAAGAAAAAAATCAGATATTTTAAGTAACGGGGTATTCAAAAAGTACCCCGTTACTTATATATATTAAAAAAAATAGAGGTGAACAGATGAATAGAGTAGTAGTTACAGGACTAGGACTAATAACAGCATTGGGAACAGGTCTAGAAAAAAGTTGGAAAAGAATTTTAGCAGGGGAAACTGGAATAGATCTAATAAAATCATATGATACTACAGATATGCCAGTAAAA
This genomic window contains:
- the fabD gene encoding ACP S-malonyltransferase, giving the protein MSKIAFVFPGQGAQYVGMGKELYENNELARKEFDKLFSSLDFDLKTVMFEGPEEALKETKNTQPAIVSMSLILTKLLEEKGIKADFVAGHSVGEYAAFGAAGYLSIDEAVKLTSARGKFMNDVAVKVNGGMAAIIGLDSDKIVETLKNVEGIVEAVNFNEPKQTVIAGQKDAIERACVALKEAGARRAMPLAVSGPFHSSLMQEAGEKLKEEAEKYNFQMTDVKLVANTTAEVLQNVDEIKEEIYKQSFGPVRWVETIQKLKAEGVTQIYEIGPGKVLAGLIKKIDKEIQVKNIEKLEDFENIM
- the acpP gene encoding acyl carrier protein — encoded protein: MLDKIREIVVEQLSVDPEQVTAEASFVEDLGADSLDTVELIMAFEEEFGVEIPDTEAEKIKTVQDVIDYVEAHK